From the genome of Prevotella herbatica, one region includes:
- a CDS encoding zinc-binding alcohol dehydrogenase family protein, producing the protein MKAVQIVNPHEMRVVDIDKPVLGVGEVMVKIEYVGFCGSDLNTFLGRNPMVNLPIIPGHEVGAVIEKIGEGVPEGFTKGMNVTLNPYTNCGKCASCRNGRVNACEHNETLGVQRNGVMCQYAVLPWQKIIPAEGISSRTCALIEPMSVGFHAVSRAQVIDNEFVMVVGCGMVGLGAVIRASQRGASVIAVDIDDEKLALAKRIGAAYTVNSMTENVHERIQSITGGFGVDVVIEAVGSPATYVMAVEEVSFTGRVTYIGYSKTEVSFQTKLFVQKELDIRGSRNALPADFRAVINYLKAGNCPVDELISNETGPDGAFDAMKEWASNPGKVFRILVKF; encoded by the coding sequence ATGAAAGCAGTTCAAATAGTAAACCCTCATGAAATGAGAGTAGTAGATATCGACAAACCTGTATTAGGTGTCGGTGAGGTAATGGTTAAAATAGAGTATGTAGGTTTCTGCGGTTCAGATTTGAATACATTTTTAGGAAGAAACCCAATGGTAAATCTGCCCATTATCCCAGGTCATGAGGTAGGCGCCGTAATAGAAAAAATAGGCGAAGGAGTGCCCGAAGGTTTCACAAAAGGAATGAACGTAACGCTAAATCCATATACCAATTGTGGTAAATGCGCATCATGTAGAAATGGTCGTGTTAATGCTTGCGAACATAACGAGACATTAGGTGTACAGCGTAATGGAGTAATGTGCCAATATGCAGTATTGCCATGGCAGAAAATAATACCAGCCGAAGGAATATCAAGTCGCACATGTGCGCTTATCGAACCGATGAGTGTTGGATTTCATGCTGTTTCTCGTGCTCAGGTTATTGACAATGAGTTTGTTATGGTTGTAGGCTGTGGAATGGTCGGTCTAGGTGCTGTTATCCGTGCATCTCAGCGAGGTGCATCAGTGATCGCAGTAGACATAGATGATGAGAAACTTGCTTTGGCTAAAAGAATAGGAGCGGCATATACTGTTAATTCGATGACAGAAAATGTTCACGAACGGATACAGAGTATTACAGGCGGATTCGGCGTGGATGTAGTTATAGAGGCAGTAGGAAGTCCGGCTACATATGTTATGGCTGTAGAAGAAGTTAGTTTTACGGGCAGAGTAACATACATTGGTTATAGCAAAACAGAAGTAAGTTTTCAAACCAAATTGTTTGTTCAGAAAGAACTTGATATTCGTGGTTCAAGAAATGCCCTTCCTGCTGATTTCCGTGCAGTGATAAATTATCTTAAGGCGGGTAATTGTCCTGTAGACGAACTTATATCAAACGAGACTGGCCCTGATGGAGCCTTTGATGCTATGAAAGAATGGGCTTCTAATCCAGGTAAAGTTTTCCGTATTCTCGTTAAATTCTAA
- the fucP gene encoding L-fucose:H+ symporter permease, with product MKKQSYKIPLALIFCLFFLWAISSNLLPTMIRQLMKTCELNPFQASFTESAYWLAYFIFPIPIAMFLKRYSYKAGIIFGLLLAACGGLLFFPAAILKAYWAYLCIFFVIATGMCFLETAANPYVTILGRPETAERRLNLAQSFNGLGAFIAAMFLSKLVLSGANYTKETLPSTYPGGWAGYIQTETDAMKLPYLMLAILLIIVAVVFIFYRLPKTGDEMKSKAETKDEKLIDFKVLKHSHLRWGVIAQFFYNGGQTAVNSLFLVYCCSYAGIDEKTATTFFGLYMLSFLAGRWIGTALMVKFRPQNMLLTYAIINIILCCVIVTTGGMVGLYCMLGVSFFMSIMYPTQFSLALKGLGDQTKSGSAFLVMAIVGNACLPQFTAYIMHCNEHIYYIAYIVPMICFAFCAYYGWKGYKIKS from the coding sequence ATGAAAAAACAATCTTATAAAATACCTTTGGCATTAATCTTTTGCCTTTTCTTCTTATGGGCGATAAGCAGCAACCTATTGCCTACAATGATAAGACAGTTGATGAAGACCTGTGAACTGAATCCTTTTCAAGCTTCATTTACAGAGAGCGCATATTGGCTGGCATACTTCATATTCCCAATACCAATAGCTATGTTTCTTAAACGTTATAGTTACAAGGCAGGTATCATCTTCGGTCTGCTACTTGCTGCTTGTGGAGGCTTGCTATTCTTCCCTGCAGCGATATTGAAAGCATATTGGGCATACCTGTGTATATTTTTCGTTATAGCTACAGGAATGTGTTTCCTCGAAACAGCAGCAAACCCTTATGTTACAATATTAGGAAGACCAGAAACAGCAGAACGCAGACTCAATCTAGCTCAGTCGTTTAATGGACTTGGAGCTTTCATTGCAGCTATGTTTCTTAGCAAGTTAGTACTTTCTGGCGCAAACTATACAAAAGAAACACTTCCGTCTACATATCCTGGCGGGTGGGCAGGATACATCCAAACAGAAACGGATGCAATGAAACTACCCTACCTCATGCTCGCGATATTACTGATCATAGTTGCAGTGGTATTTATTTTCTATCGACTTCCAAAGACTGGCGATGAAATGAAGAGCAAAGCAGAAACAAAAGATGAGAAGCTTATCGACTTCAAAGTATTGAAACATTCACATCTTCGTTGGGGAGTAATAGCTCAGTTCTTCTACAACGGAGGACAAACAGCCGTAAACAGCCTATTCTTAGTCTACTGTTGCTCGTATGCAGGGATAGATGAGAAAACAGCTACAACATTCTTTGGTCTGTATATGCTATCGTTTTTGGCGGGCCGTTGGATTGGCACCGCACTGATGGTGAAGTTCCGCCCTCAAAATATGTTGCTTACATACGCAATAATCAATATAATATTATGCTGCGTTATTGTAACAACAGGAGGAATGGTCGGACTGTATTGTATGCTTGGAGTATCGTTCTTCATGTCTATCATGTATCCTACACAGTTTTCGTTGGCACTTAAAGGACTTGGTGATCAGACCAAAAGTGGCTCGGCGTTTCTGGTCATGGCCATCGTCGGTAATGCCTGCCTACCACAGTTTACAGCCTATATCATGCACTGCAACGAACATATATATTACATCGCATATATAGTGCCGATGATATGTTTCGCCTTCTGTGCATATTACGGATGGAAAGGTTACAAAATAAAATCGTAA
- a CDS encoding amidohydrolase family protein: MYYHIIDAHSHLWLKQDTMVNGKQIKTCNNGRSMFMGEMRQMLPPFMIDGKNSAEVFLSNMDYAQVEAAVVTQEFIDGCQNDYLADVASRFGDRFFVCGLCDYHRGGYLEEAKQLVSKGFKAIAIPGHRLQTPDGRVKLNCEEMMQMFHYMDDNGIILSLVLEEGTTQIPEIKEVIEECPNLKIALGHFGMVTCSGWKDQIMLARNENVMIESGGITWLFNDEFYPFKGAVKAIREAADLVGMNKLMWGSDYPRTITAITYRMSYDFITKSSDFTEQEKCLFLGENARKFYGFGSFPEIPYIKNMSE, translated from the coding sequence ATGTATTATCATATTATAGACGCACATTCTCACCTGTGGCTTAAACAAGACACAATGGTGAATGGAAAACAGATAAAGACATGCAACAACGGAAGGTCTATGTTTATGGGCGAGATGCGCCAGATGTTGCCACCGTTTATGATAGACGGGAAAAACAGCGCTGAAGTATTTCTCTCTAACATGGATTATGCTCAGGTTGAGGCAGCTGTGGTTACTCAAGAATTCATAGACGGATGTCAGAATGATTATCTTGCTGATGTAGCATCACGCTTCGGTGATAGATTCTTTGTATGTGGGTTATGTGATTATCACAGAGGAGGTTACCTTGAAGAAGCTAAACAATTAGTTTCAAAGGGATTTAAAGCTATAGCCATCCCCGGTCATAGATTGCAGACACCCGATGGGCGCGTAAAACTTAACTGTGAAGAAATGATGCAGATGTTCCATTATATGGACGACAACGGCATCATTCTCTCCTTGGTATTAGAGGAAGGCACTACCCAGATACCAGAAATAAAAGAAGTGATTGAAGAGTGTCCAAATCTGAAAATAGCTTTGGGACATTTCGGAATGGTAACTTGCAGTGGATGGAAAGACCAGATAATGCTTGCCCGCAATGAGAATGTCATGATAGAATCAGGCGGTATAACATGGCTCTTTAACGATGAATTCTACCCTTTCAAGGGAGCTGTAAAAGCTATACGTGAGGCAGCCGATCTTGTGGGAATGAACAAACTGATGTGGGGATCAGATTATCCACGTACAATTACAGCGATAACCTATCGTATGTCGTATGACTTTATTACAAAGTCTTCTGATTTTACCGAACAAGAGAAATGCCTGTTCCTTGGTGAGAATGCACGTAAGTTCTATGGATTCGGTTCTTTCCCAGAGATACCTTATATTAAAAACATGTCTGAATAA
- a CDS encoding aldo/keto reductase yields MQYHEIGKTGMKVSSLGFGASSLGGVFHDLKEKQGIEAVFTAIESGINFIDVSPYYGYYKAETVLGKALKDIKRDKYYLSTKVGRYGENDKNTWDYSAKKVTASVYESMERLNVDYLDIINVHDIEFADLHQVVDETLPALVKLKEEGVVKHVGITDLQLENLKWVIDRVPEGTVESVLNFCHYCLCDDKLADFLDYFEQKGVGIVNASPLSMGLLTERGVPDWHPAPKSLIEACTRAAEYCKTKNFPIEKLAMQFSVSNDRIATTLFSTTNPENVKKNIDSINEPIDWDLVKEVRDIIGDQQRVSWSNT; encoded by the coding sequence ATGCAATATCATGAAATCGGTAAAACCGGTATGAAAGTATCTTCTCTTGGTTTTGGTGCCTCTTCTTTGGGTGGCGTATTCCATGACCTTAAAGAAAAACAGGGCATCGAAGCTGTCTTTACTGCGATAGAATCGGGTATTAACTTTATTGATGTATCTCCATATTATGGATATTACAAGGCCGAAACGGTGCTTGGGAAGGCTCTTAAAGATATTAAGAGAGACAAATATTATCTTTCAACAAAGGTTGGAAGATACGGCGAAAACGATAAAAACACGTGGGATTATTCTGCAAAGAAGGTCACCGCCAGTGTATATGAAAGTATGGAACGTCTAAATGTGGATTATCTGGATATTATCAATGTACACGATATTGAATTTGCAGATCTTCATCAGGTGGTAGACGAGACTTTGCCTGCTCTTGTTAAGTTGAAAGAAGAAGGCGTTGTAAAGCACGTCGGCATAACAGACCTGCAACTTGAAAACTTGAAATGGGTCATTGACCGTGTGCCAGAGGGTACAGTAGAATCAGTACTTAACTTTTGCCATTACTGTCTGTGCGATGATAAACTTGCTGATTTCCTTGATTATTTCGAACAGAAAGGAGTTGGAATCGTTAATGCTTCACCTCTGTCTATGGGATTGCTCACAGAAAGAGGAGTACCAGATTGGCATCCTGCACCAAAATCATTGATTGAGGCTTGCACCAGAGCTGCTGAATATTGTAAGACGAAGAATTTCCCAATTGAAAAACTCGCCATGCAGTTCTCTGTAAGTAATGACAGAATAGCTACAACACTATTCAGCACGACTAACCCAGAGAATGTGAAGAAAAACATTGACTCAATAAATGAGCCAATAGATTGGGACTTAGTAAAAGAGGTAAGAGATATTATAGGTGATCAGCAACGTGTGAGTTGGTCTAATACATAA
- a CDS encoding LacI family DNA-binding transcriptional regulator encodes MESKKYISMKDMAKKLGVSIPTISRALKNSPEISDELCEKVKRLAKDMNYRPNPFAMSLRKNAPRTIGLIVPDIVTHFFSSIVKGIEETAVANGYFVIITTSSENSEHEKRNIENLVNMRVEGIIACLSQDTTDYSHFLALKDINMPVVLFDRTCMPDKFSTVIADGEKSAQMATQHFIDNGSHRIAFIGGPNHLDIVRRRKHGYLEALRANKIPIEKELVVCRKIDYQEGKIATQQLLSLPNPPDAILAMNDTLAFAAIDVIKSHHLNIPNDVAIIGYTDEEHANYVEPKLSAVCHQTYQMGQSACELLLSQIKGDTKVRQIIVPTQLQIRESSKKTHNL; translated from the coding sequence ATGGAAAGCAAGAAATATATCTCCATGAAGGATATGGCAAAAAAGCTAGGTGTGTCTATACCTACAATATCCAGGGCGTTGAAAAACAGTCCTGAGATAAGCGACGAGCTATGTGAAAAAGTGAAAAGACTAGCTAAAGATATGAATTATCGTCCCAATCCTTTTGCAATGAGTCTGCGCAAAAACGCTCCACGTACAATAGGTTTGATAGTGCCTGATATTGTTACTCATTTTTTTTCTTCTATAGTTAAAGGTATTGAAGAGACGGCTGTGGCTAATGGATATTTTGTTATTATAACCACAAGTAGCGAAAATAGTGAACATGAGAAACGCAACATCGAGAATCTTGTTAATATGAGGGTAGAGGGCATCATCGCATGTCTATCACAAGACACAACAGATTATTCGCATTTTCTTGCACTCAAAGATATTAATATGCCGGTAGTTCTGTTCGATCGCACCTGTATGCCGGATAAGTTTTCTACGGTAATAGCTGACGGAGAAAAATCTGCTCAAATGGCTACGCAGCACTTTATAGACAATGGCAGTCACCGCATTGCTTTTATCGGTGGTCCTAATCATCTTGATATAGTAAGAAGGAGAAAACATGGTTATCTGGAAGCATTGCGTGCCAACAAAATACCTATAGAAAAAGAATTAGTGGTATGCAGAAAAATAGATTATCAGGAAGGTAAAATAGCTACACAACAATTATTGTCATTACCCAATCCCCCCGATGCAATACTTGCGATGAATGATACTCTTGCCTTTGCAGCAATTGATGTTATCAAGAGTCATCATCTCAATATTCCCAATGATGTCGCTATCATCGGATACACTGATGAGGAGCATGCCAATTATGTGGAACCTAAATTGTCGGCTGTATGCCATCAAACGTACCAAATGGGACAGTCAGCTTGTGAACTGCTATTATCGCAGATAAAAGGTGATACCAAAGTAAGGCAAATTATAGTACCTACACAACTGCAAATAAGGGAAAGTAGTAAAAAAACACACAATTTATGA
- a CDS encoding acyltransferase family protein, translating to MNKTRYYYLDALRVFLSCIVFYHHAAIAFGASGGWYNKAVVTTTGLTQALLSASMGIDQSYFMSLFFFISALLIPSSFHRKGTKVFLIDRLNRLGIPLAIYFFILNPLLNYWIYGCWGSFGLGPMWFVFTLLLFESLYVVCQKLPNVSFRHCSKPSTLGIIFFMFISGAVAFLVRLIVPTGNTVFGLQLGYFPLYIGMYALGIVAQHNKWMDNINIKDSKPWFLLAILIGIPAMLITMGSCSNKMENFSGGWNMQAVFYAFWEPIMCVGISYFLLTLSKKIFNRPNRIIQKLSDNSFAFYFIHPYVVVGFTFLVGLFVISPITGLAIVCILGIPVCFIIAMIIKYCFRFIGIKL from the coding sequence ATGAATAAAACTCGTTATTATTATCTTGATGCCTTGCGCGTCTTTCTTTCATGTATAGTATTCTACCATCATGCTGCTATCGCTTTTGGAGCTTCTGGTGGTTGGTATAATAAAGCTGTTGTTACAACTACAGGTTTAACACAAGCATTGCTTTCTGCATCAATGGGGATAGACCAATCCTACTTTATGAGCCTTTTCTTCTTCATTTCCGCACTACTGATTCCTTCATCTTTTCATAGGAAAGGAACTAAAGTATTCCTTATTGATAGACTTAATCGACTAGGTATTCCACTGGCAATATATTTTTTCATTCTCAACCCATTACTAAATTATTGGATATATGGTTGTTGGGGAAGTTTCGGTCTAGGTCCAATGTGGTTTGTCTTTACATTACTATTATTTGAATCATTATATGTAGTTTGTCAAAAGTTACCCAATGTGTCATTTCGTCATTGCAGTAAACCATCTACGCTAGGAATAATATTTTTCATGTTTATAAGTGGGGCTGTAGCATTTCTTGTAAGACTTATCGTTCCTACAGGGAATACTGTTTTTGGATTGCAACTGGGCTATTTCCCACTATATATAGGGATGTATGCACTCGGTATAGTTGCCCAACACAACAAATGGATGGATAATATAAATATCAAAGACTCAAAACCATGGTTTCTTTTAGCTATATTAATTGGAATCCCAGCAATGCTCATAACGATGGGCAGTTGTAGTAATAAAATGGAAAACTTCTCTGGAGGATGGAATATGCAGGCCGTTTTCTATGCATTTTGGGAACCTATAATGTGTGTTGGTATATCTTATTTTTTATTGACATTGAGTAAGAAAATTTTCAATAGACCCAATCGTATTATACAAAAACTATCTGATAATAGTTTTGCATTCTATTTTATACATCCATATGTTGTTGTAGGATTCACATTTTTAGTAGGATTATTTGTAATTTCCCCAATCACAGGTCTTGCCATAGTATGTATTTTGGGTATACCCGTATGCTTCATTATAGCAATGATTATAAAGTATTGCTTTAGATTTATAGGGATAAAACTATAA
- a CDS encoding secondary thiamine-phosphate synthase enzyme YjbQ has protein sequence MAQQIEFSLRARRRGFHLITDEIMEHIPQLPRIGLLNLFIQHTSCALSICENWDSSVRGDMESIYNHLIPENQSYYEHTLEGADDMPAHAKSIITGASINIPITNGKLNLGTWQGIYLCEFRNHGGSRHVVATIIE, from the coding sequence ATGGCACAACAAATAGAGTTTTCATTAAGGGCTCGACGCAGAGGATTTCATCTTATCACAGATGAGATTATGGAACATATTCCACAATTACCAAGAATAGGACTGCTTAATTTATTTATTCAGCACACAAGTTGTGCTCTGTCTATTTGCGAAAACTGGGATAGCTCTGTGCGTGGTGATATGGAAAGTATTTATAATCATCTTATACCTGAAAATCAAAGCTACTACGAACATACACTCGAAGGAGCAGATGACATGCCGGCTCATGCAAAAAGCATTATTACAGGAGCTAGCATCAATATTCCCATCACAAACGGCAAATTGAATCTTGGTACATGGCAAGGTATTTATTTATGTGAATTCCGTAATCATGGAGGAAGCAGACACGTTGTGGCTACAATTATTGAATAA
- a CDS encoding tyrosine-type recombinase/integrase — protein MSVTFSSFTQTCIRDLRQEGRFSTAHLYDISLRSFCKCLGHDVIRFSEINRNSLHVFKMYLIQRNYSPNTQSTYMRMLRALYNKAVYAGLTKHVYNLFHDVYTGIDKSHKKAMSPVDLNKLFFGKVSSPALIRAQQIARLMYCLCGIPFVDFQHVGADSVKDGSLNYSRRKTGVCVSIPVNKETVALIEKAAVCPSDMNTEEGYRHYQSLLRKFNASLSRLASKLGIKAHVSSYTIRHSWATTALYCHVPVEVISSALGHADIKTTQIYLKGFNAKEIGLANRKVCRCVENK, from the coding sequence ATGTCAGTAACATTCTCTTCTTTTACCCAGACCTGTATTCGTGACCTTCGGCAAGAGGGTCGTTTTTCAACCGCCCATTTGTATGACATTTCACTGCGCTCTTTCTGTAAATGTCTCGGTCACGATGTTATCCGTTTCAGTGAGATCAACCGTAATTCCCTTCATGTTTTTAAAATGTATCTCATTCAGCGGAATTATTCCCCCAATACTCAGTCCACTTATATGCGCATGCTCCGTGCCCTATATAACAAAGCTGTGTATGCAGGGCTTACCAAACATGTTTATAATCTGTTTCACGATGTTTATACGGGCATTGACAAAAGCCATAAGAAGGCGATGTCGCCCGTTGACCTGAATAAACTCTTTTTTGGCAAGGTAAGCAGTCCAGCCCTTATCCGTGCCCAGCAGATAGCCAGGCTGATGTATTGTCTCTGTGGTATTCCCTTCGTTGATTTTCAGCATGTCGGCGCTGACTCTGTCAAGGACGGATCTCTGAACTACAGCCGCCGTAAGACAGGAGTCTGTGTCAGCATTCCTGTCAATAAAGAAACAGTTGCTCTTATAGAGAAAGCGGCAGTATGCCCTTCAGACATGAATACCGAGGAGGGCTACCGCCATTACCAGTCATTGCTTCGCAAGTTCAACGCCAGTCTTTCGCGTCTTGCCAGTAAGCTTGGTATCAAGGCTCATGTGTCCTCTTACACCATCCGCCATTCCTGGGCTACCACGGCTCTGTACTGTCATGTTCCTGTGGAGGTGATCAGTTCTGCTCTCGGTCATGCCGACATCAAGACCACACAGATATATCTCAAGGGCTTCAATGCCAAAGAGATCGGGCTTGCCAACAGAAAGGTATGCAGGTGCGTGGAAAATAAATGA
- a CDS encoding DUF3575 domain-containing protein translates to MSDIILKSILLLLVSMPSLRLHAQHVALKSNLLYDALCIPSLGAEVRLDSTLTLSVSSTYCPISYGSDRKWKNWSVQYEARHWFRKAFNGPYIGAFGIHGGFNLSRLPFFHLTSHRAEGNFNGAGLTFGWHRILSPHWGIDTSLSAGYLHLRYRHYREGTYGYLEYTKGRDYVGPVSLSVSLVYIIK, encoded by the coding sequence ATGAGTGATATTATATTAAAGTCAATTTTGCTTTTATTGGTATCTATGCCATCCTTGCGCCTTCATGCGCAGCATGTCGCGCTGAAGTCCAATTTGCTTTATGACGCATTATGCATTCCATCCCTGGGTGCTGAGGTCCGCCTTGACAGTACTCTTACCCTGAGTGTTTCCTCAACCTATTGCCCGATATCCTACGGCAGTGACCGTAAATGGAAGAACTGGTCAGTTCAGTACGAAGCCCGTCACTGGTTCCGTAAGGCATTCAATGGTCCCTATATCGGAGCCTTCGGCATTCACGGAGGTTTCAACTTAAGCCGACTTCCCTTTTTTCATCTTACCAGTCATCGTGCTGAAGGCAACTTCAACGGTGCCGGACTCACCTTTGGCTGGCACAGGATTCTCTCTCCCCACTGGGGCATAGATACTTCGCTGTCTGCGGGCTACCTTCATCTGCGCTATCGCCATTACCGTGAGGGAACCTATGGCTACCTTGAATATACAAAGGGTAGGGACTATGTCGGTCCGGTCTCCCTTTCCGTATCGCTGGTATATATAATCAAGTGA
- a CDS encoding tetratricopeptide repeat protein, which translates to MKLLHSAFFLLAFSGVASAASAQTVYGGQIYVNSENFTRQGDLLRVRMKVSYDSSVVGSCESLVFTPVLKTDSAVSVLSSVVINGRERERDAHRTEVLSDNRRNMPIVVKDSHAAKRYFIYDTTVPYKDWMQECRMYVESEELNCTGHRGHTYEDLVLKNIYLHDMSNDNPDPNVHYYNLMDYVQFLQPQGSDIDKFHRSGEIQIFGNKSLAKLSGSRFNRTVFNTIASDVKSELQRYGTSLVGLRINGFGAPIGNYRRNESEAMERSLDLKKYLMRQKLTNRNDLTVGWLAEDWDSISSLVAGSGMNLREAVVDIIKSIDVVNGREREIQDIGHGMPYEYMVKFIFPKVYRIKYTLTFRHDGFDSNSAMQHLGSNPATMTLGELYATAGFYKKGSREYNDIVDLTARLFPDNPEANINAAGVALTRNDVALAHKYLKRWETDPRAYCNMGLLYLSEGNRDKAEVYLKMAKAAGVVQADKALSELMKMK; encoded by the coding sequence ATGAAACTATTACATTCTGCATTCTTTCTTCTTGCCTTTAGCGGAGTCGCATCCGCAGCATCCGCCCAGACTGTCTACGGCGGACAGATCTACGTCAACTCCGAGAACTTCACCCGTCAGGGCGACCTTCTCCGTGTACGCATGAAGGTAAGCTATGACAGCAGCGTTGTCGGCAGCTGTGAGTCGCTCGTCTTCACTCCAGTGCTTAAGACCGACAGTGCCGTCTCTGTGCTTTCCTCAGTGGTCATCAATGGTCGTGAGCGTGAGCGCGATGCTCATCGCACAGAGGTCCTTTCCGACAATCGCCGCAACATGCCCATCGTTGTCAAGGACAGCCATGCCGCCAAGCGTTACTTCATCTACGACACGACAGTTCCTTATAAGGACTGGATGCAGGAGTGCCGCATGTATGTAGAGAGCGAAGAGCTTAACTGCACAGGTCACCGCGGACATACCTATGAGGACCTTGTGCTGAAAAATATCTACCTCCACGATATGAGCAACGACAATCCCGATCCCAATGTGCACTATTATAATCTGATGGACTATGTACAGTTTCTTCAGCCACAGGGCTCAGATATAGATAAGTTCCACCGCAGCGGTGAGATTCAGATCTTCGGTAATAAGTCGCTTGCCAAACTCAGCGGCAGCAGATTCAACCGCACTGTGTTCAATACCATCGCCTCTGACGTGAAAAGTGAATTGCAGCGCTACGGAACGAGCCTTGTCGGGCTTCGTATCAATGGCTTCGGTGCTCCTATCGGCAACTACCGCCGCAACGAGAGTGAGGCTATGGAGCGTTCTCTTGATTTGAAGAAATATCTGATGAGGCAGAAGCTCACCAACCGCAACGATCTTACTGTAGGCTGGCTTGCAGAGGACTGGGACAGCATCTCTTCTCTTGTAGCAGGTAGCGGTATGAATCTTCGCGAAGCCGTTGTAGATATCATCAAGAGCATCGACGTTGTCAACGGTCGTGAGCGTGAAATCCAAGATATTGGTCACGGCATGCCTTATGAGTATATGGTGAAGTTCATCTTTCCGAAAGTCTACCGCATCAAATATACGCTGACGTTCCGTCACGATGGTTTCGACAGCAACTCTGCTATGCAGCATCTAGGCTCAAACCCTGCCACGATGACGCTGGGTGAACTCTATGCCACCGCGGGATTCTATAAGAAGGGCTCTCGCGAATACAACGATATCGTGGATCTCACAGCCCGTCTCTTCCCAGATAATCCAGAGGCAAACATCAATGCAGCCGGTGTAGCCCTGACACGCAACGACGTAGCCCTTGCGCATAAGTATCTCAAGCGCTGGGAAACTGATCCAAGAGCCTACTGCAATATGGGACTCCTTTACCTTAGCGAGGGAAACCGCGATAAGGCTGAAGTATACCTGAAGATGGCAAAGGCAGCTGGAGTTGTACAGGCAGACAAAGCCCTGAGTGAACTGATGAAGATGAAATAA